One stretch of Acholeplasma laidlawii PG-8A DNA includes these proteins:
- a CDS encoding ABC transporter ATP-binding protein: MIKILKHITLKEWLWILFSLVLIMGQVYLELELPQYMLNISRMALGENAVLMDIVLEGLKMLGLAFGSLLSAVVVGLIFARLSSRFGARLRSKIFEKTTEFSMEEINNFSTPSLITRSTNDINQVQMIISLGAQIILKAPILAIWSIYKISDSRWEFTLSTVVAILVISVVLLMVIFLAMPRFKKIQKNTDELNKHSRENLSGLRVIKAYNAEKFQKDKINSISDTLMNDSLFAGRIMSFMMPTMTLVMSGVGLAIYWIGGGLIGDIALDLTNPMVGLLARMEVYGPMIIFSQYAMQVIMAFMMLVMIFVIMPRAQVSANRILEVLQTKTKLTDGKLNLQEQVESLTFENVSFKYPDASDLVLENVSFSANKGDVVAIIGATGAGKTTLINLIPRFYDVTEGQIKINNVNIKDYNQKDLRSKIGYISQQAFLFSGTIQTNVNYGVDNDKTVQDALHIAQASDFVLSLEEQEKSRVSQAGKNFSGGQKQRLSIARAIQKEADILIFDDSFSALDYQTDRNLRNALKSNLKNHITLIVAQRIGTIKNADLILVIDEGKIVGSGKHETLIKDNHVYREIALSQLSEEEINHG, translated from the coding sequence ATGATTAAAATACTTAAACATATTACATTAAAAGAATGGTTGTGGATATTATTTTCACTTGTCCTTATTATGGGGCAAGTCTATTTAGAATTAGAACTACCACAATACATGCTTAATATTTCAAGGATGGCACTAGGTGAAAATGCAGTGCTTATGGATATTGTATTAGAAGGATTAAAAATGTTAGGACTTGCATTTGGTAGTTTATTATCTGCAGTTGTTGTAGGTTTAATCTTTGCTAGACTCTCATCAAGATTTGGTGCTAGACTACGTTCTAAGATTTTTGAAAAGACAACAGAGTTTTCAATGGAAGAGATAAATAACTTTTCAACACCTAGTTTAATTACAAGATCTACAAACGATATTAACCAAGTTCAGATGATTATCTCACTTGGTGCTCAAATCATCTTAAAAGCGCCTATTTTAGCGATTTGGAGTATATATAAGATATCTGACTCTAGATGGGAATTTACATTATCAACAGTTGTTGCTATTTTAGTTATTAGTGTTGTCTTATTAATGGTCATCTTCCTTGCAATGCCAAGATTTAAAAAAATTCAAAAAAATACAGATGAACTCAATAAGCACTCAAGAGAAAACTTATCAGGCTTACGAGTTATAAAAGCTTATAATGCTGAAAAGTTTCAAAAAGATAAGATCAACAGTATTAGTGATACTTTAATGAATGACAGTTTGTTTGCAGGTAGAATCATGAGTTTCATGATGCCTACTATGACACTCGTTATGTCAGGTGTGGGGCTTGCGATCTACTGGATTGGTGGCGGATTAATTGGTGATATCGCACTAGATCTTACAAATCCAATGGTTGGATTATTAGCTCGTATGGAAGTATATGGGCCAATGATTATTTTCTCACAATATGCAATGCAAGTCATTATGGCATTTATGATGCTCGTTATGATATTTGTTATTATGCCACGTGCTCAAGTATCAGCAAACCGTATTTTAGAAGTGCTACAAACTAAAACTAAGCTTACAGATGGTAAGTTAAACTTACAAGAACAAGTAGAAAGTTTAACTTTTGAAAATGTGAGTTTTAAATATCCCGATGCATCTGATTTAGTTCTTGAAAATGTATCCTTTAGTGCAAATAAGGGTGATGTAGTTGCAATTATCGGTGCTACAGGTGCTGGTAAAACAACATTAATCAACTTGATTCCTAGATTTTATGATGTTACAGAGGGTCAAATTAAAATCAATAATGTAAATATTAAAGATTACAATCAAAAAGATTTAAGATCAAAAATTGGCTATATTTCACAACAAGCTTTTCTGTTTAGTGGAACGATTCAAACAAACGTTAACTATGGTGTGGATAATGATAAAACAGTTCAAGATGCACTTCACATTGCACAGGCAAGTGACTTTGTTTTATCGTTAGAAGAACAAGAAAAATCACGTGTATCTCAAGCAGGTAAAAACTTCTCTGGTGGACAAAAACAAAGATTATCGATTGCAAGAGCAATCCAAAAAGAAGCAGATATCTTAATTTTTGATGATAGTTTTTCTGCACTTGATTATCAAACAGATAGAAATTTAAGAAATGCATTAAAATCAAATCTTAAAAATCACATCACATTAATTGTTGCTCAAAGAATTGGAACGATTAAGAATGCGGATTTAATCTTAGTAATTGATGAAGGTAAGATTGTAGGTTCAGGAAAACATGAAACATTAATTAAAGATAATCATGTTTACCGCGAGATTGCATTATCACAATTATCAGAGGAGGAAATCAATCATGGCTAA
- a CDS encoding MarR family winged helix-turn-helix transcriptional regulator produces MNIGLELKSLMNLMVRYTHKLSELESLSMQQAAIVKYLIHHKDKDLNSKDLEQAFSMRGSTCSRMLKAMEQNDMVVRIDDKEDSRKKIIKPTEKSIQIIRNIKSKFDEMENRIKDNISKEELEVFFRVIDQIKQNITVEEEG; encoded by the coding sequence TTGAATATTGGACTTGAACTTAAAAGTTTGATGAACCTAATGGTTCGTTATACCCATAAATTATCTGAACTAGAAAGCTTATCTATGCAGCAAGCTGCAATAGTTAAGTACTTAATTCATCATAAAGATAAAGATTTAAACTCTAAAGATTTAGAGCAAGCATTTAGTATGAGGGGTTCTACATGCTCTAGAATGCTAAAAGCGATGGAGCAAAATGATATGGTTGTTCGCATAGATGATAAAGAAGATTCAAGAAAGAAAATTATAAAACCCACCGAAAAATCAATCCAGATTATTCGAAACATCAAATCAAAATTTGATGAAATGGAAAATAGAATTAAAGATAATATCTCTAAAGAAGAATTAGAAGTCTTCTTTAGAGTGATTGACCAGATTAAGCAAAATATAACCGTAGAAGAAGAGGGTTAA
- a CDS encoding lamin tail domain-containing protein, which yields MKYIKAITMMLLLIFLVSCTTTDEVTYEILINEATPTTYEVGASITYTDFFIIKDSLGNRITIEESMLDVSLVDMSKAGSYIIKISFEGLKNEVTITVTAPEEEITYTLAINESLPTTLELNDSDIDFKAYFTITDSKGNFIEVLESMIDSSNVNLNEVGTYNLVLNYQGLSKTVVLEVVDNTPVITYTVVVNDALPTEFTLGTTDIDFKTYFIIVDSNGTTIEVTDDMLDLSLVDFTKVGTFSITFNFNDIEHILEFEVIPPDFMYASDLFISEYSEGSNYNKYIEIFNGTGKHINLSEYSVKLFNNGASTPQYEFALSGVLNDGETYIIYNGAANTTIKNSGDASHQVISFNGNDPIALYKNDVLIDVVGIMDTPVSDGYNAGGVVNATKDNTIVRKSDVFGPNATWTEDEWLVLGFEVYTNLKLHEMDYYHLPEEIARIPDLYISEYFEGDGIYATSKYIEIYNSLGYDVDLSNYRVELYSNGSLTPTYTQNLTGTLKHKEVYVIYAPLSLDDIKLLGNLSSEVANFTGRDALTLVKDNVIIDVFGVIGETPNENGWLIEGTKGSVNYTVVRIPEVTGPIGTWDINDWKVTYQNDLSDLGKHNFTYEDQVIEDFDILFNLIKGLELNSKGTAASAYSITIKGTVFMDVQNETTLVYMTDGKNFIKLHGAKIHNYTSLNTVYEVKGNYKSHLYIPTFEVINPGTDITAISSATPVSKITVKEVSLSTILNLKLENFVENINNGYLQSMLKVTGYLQLDTHNSTRWDYALTVTETYTKNNTQYINNGLYFKNDIGELEDTLIDYEVNLEYENVEVSVFGVIYDWNPNRKNWRLYVSNTLTADFLLT from the coding sequence ATGAAATATATTAAAGCCATAACCATGATGCTACTACTAATCTTCTTAGTATCATGTACAACGACTGATGAAGTCACTTATGAAATACTGATTAATGAAGCTACACCAACCACTTACGAAGTTGGTGCTTCTATTACCTATACTGACTTTTTTATCATCAAAGACAGTCTAGGAAATAGGATAACTATCGAAGAATCTATGTTAGATGTATCTTTAGTTGATATGTCTAAGGCAGGTAGTTATATCATTAAAATTTCTTTTGAAGGTTTGAAAAATGAAGTAACTATTACTGTAACAGCACCCGAGGAAGAAATTACTTATACACTAGCTATTAATGAATCACTTCCAACTACGTTAGAATTAAATGATTCAGACATTGATTTTAAAGCTTACTTTACAATTACTGATTCTAAAGGTAACTTCATTGAAGTATTAGAATCTATGATCGATAGTTCAAACGTTAATCTAAATGAAGTGGGTACTTATAACTTAGTATTAAATTACCAAGGTTTAAGTAAAACTGTTGTTTTAGAGGTCGTTGATAACACACCTGTTATAACATATACTGTTGTAGTAAATGATGCGCTACCTACTGAATTTACATTAGGTACCACAGATATTGATTTTAAAACTTACTTTATTATTGTAGATTCTAATGGAACAACGATTGAAGTTACTGATGATATGTTAGATTTATCACTCGTAGACTTTACTAAGGTGGGTACATTTAGTATTACATTTAACTTCAATGATATTGAGCATATTTTAGAGTTTGAAGTAATACCACCTGACTTTATGTATGCAAGTGATTTATTTATTAGTGAATACTCAGAAGGTAGTAACTATAATAAGTATATTGAAATCTTTAATGGTACAGGAAAACATATTAACTTATCAGAATATAGTGTAAAACTATTTAATAATGGTGCGAGTACGCCTCAATATGAGTTTGCACTAAGTGGTGTATTAAATGATGGAGAAACTTATATTATTTATAACGGTGCTGCAAATACCACCATTAAAAATAGTGGTGATGCGAGTCACCAAGTAATCTCATTTAACGGTAATGATCCGATCGCTTTATATAAAAATGATGTTTTAATTGATGTTGTAGGTATCATGGATACCCCTGTATCTGATGGATATAATGCAGGTGGCGTTGTTAATGCTACCAAAGATAATACGATTGTAAGAAAATCAGATGTTTTTGGACCAAATGCTACATGGACTGAAGATGAGTGGTTAGTCTTAGGTTTTGAAGTTTATACAAATCTAAAACTACATGAAATGGATTATTATCATCTACCAGAAGAAATTGCTAGAATACCAGATTTATATATCTCAGAATATTTTGAAGGTGATGGCATCTATGCCACTTCAAAATATATTGAGATTTATAACAGTTTAGGTTATGATGTAGATTTATCTAATTACCGTGTTGAACTTTACAGTAATGGTAGTTTAACACCTACCTATACTCAAAACTTAACTGGTACATTAAAGCATAAAGAAGTTTACGTCATTTATGCACCACTTAGTCTAGATGATATTAAATTACTAGGCAACCTTTCTAGTGAAGTTGCAAACTTCACTGGACGTGATGCACTTACTTTAGTTAAGGATAACGTCATCATTGATGTCTTTGGAGTGATTGGTGAGACACCAAATGAAAATGGTTGGTTGATTGAAGGTACTAAAGGTAGTGTTAACTATACTGTCGTTAGAATACCTGAAGTGACCGGACCAATTGGTACTTGGGATATAAATGACTGGAAAGTCACTTACCAAAACGACTTATCTGATTTAGGTAAACATAACTTTACCTATGAAGATCAAGTGATTGAAGACTTTGACATTCTATTTAACTTAATTAAAGGTTTAGAACTTAACAGTAAAGGTACTGCAGCGAGTGCTTATAGTATCACAATTAAAGGTACAGTATTCATGGATGTTCAAAATGAAACTACATTAGTATATATGACTGATGGTAAAAACTTCATTAAACTTCATGGTGCAAAGATTCATAACTACACATCGTTAAACACTGTTTATGAAGTGAAGGGTAACTATAAGTCACACCTTTACATCCCTACATTTGAAGTCATCAATCCTGGCACTGACATTACTGCAATATCTAGTGCAACACCCGTATCTAAAATTACAGTTAAAGAGGTAAGTTTAAGTACTATCCTAAACTTAAAACTAGAAAACTTTGTAGAAAACATCAACAATGGTTATCTACAATCCATGCTTAAAGTTACAGGTTATCTACAATTAGATACCCATAACTCTACAAGATGGGATTACGCATTAACAGTTACTGAAACTTATACTAAAAATAATACACAATATATTAATAATGGTCTATACTTTAAAAATGATATTGGTGAATTAGAAGATACGTTAATTGACTATGAAGTCAATCTAGAATATGAAAATGTCGAAGTGTCTGTATTTGGGGTTATCTATGACTGGAATCCAAACCGTAAAAACTGGAGACTTTATGTTTCTAACACCTTAACAGCAGATTTTTTACTAACTTAA
- a CDS encoding DUF2161 domain-containing phosphodiesterase, with product MKETDLYEPCKTLLESQGFEVKAEILKTDITAIKDNYIVIVELKTTISLKLIYQAIDRQRIADKVYVALPKKVIGSRRGSAKDFMNLLKRLEIGLIAVGTHAEVIIETFGFDLKKSINSSKKQKEKLIKEFSLRKSQSNIGGTSGKVMTHYKERVIEVAKYLYLSGEKSPKEITLYTGIKDVPNILTKNYYKWFVRVSRGIYTLTDVGRSEMEPYFLDDMIYE from the coding sequence ATGAAAGAAACAGATCTATATGAACCCTGTAAAACTCTACTTGAAAGTCAAGGCTTTGAAGTAAAGGCAGAAATTCTTAAAACAGACATCACTGCAATCAAAGATAACTATATAGTGATTGTTGAACTTAAAACAACCATTTCATTAAAACTAATTTACCAAGCAATCGACAGGCAAAGAATAGCAGATAAAGTCTATGTTGCCTTACCAAAAAAGGTAATTGGTTCAAGAAGAGGTTCTGCAAAAGACTTCATGAACTTACTAAAACGTTTAGAAATCGGACTGATTGCTGTTGGTACGCATGCAGAAGTTATAATAGAGACTTTTGGATTTGATTTAAAGAAAAGTATCAATTCAAGTAAGAAACAAAAAGAAAAATTAATCAAAGAATTTTCATTAAGAAAAAGTCAATCTAATATAGGCGGAACTAGTGGTAAGGTTATGACTCACTATAAAGAAAGAGTTATAGAAGTCGCTAAGTATCTTTACCTATCTGGTGAAAAGTCCCCTAAAGAAATCACCTTATATACTGGCATAAAAGATGTACCTAATATATTAACCAAGAATTACTATAAGTGGTTTGTAAGAGTTTCTAGGGGTATATATACCTTAACGGATGTAGGTAGAAGTGAAATGGAACCTTACTTTTTAGATGATATGATATATGAGTAG
- a CDS encoding SDR family oxidoreductase: MCFKDKVAVITGGASGIGKAIADSFESLGARVAVIDIKDNPYFVGDISDRIVLEKFTQKVLKEFGKIDFLINNAPPTMLGLEDASYEGFQKSLSIGILAPFYLTKLFNKEFNEGAVIINISSSRDNQSQPNTESYTAAKGGIKALTHALAITLQGRVRVNSISPGWINTTSTAYEGPDALQHPVGNVGKPSDVANLVTFLCSTKASFITGENIRVDGGMSKLMIYHNDFGWTYNKD, translated from the coding sequence ATGTGTTTTAAAGATAAAGTAGCTGTGATAACGGGTGGCGCTAGTGGTATAGGAAAAGCTATTGCTGATAGTTTTGAATCATTAGGTGCTAGAGTTGCTGTAATTGATATTAAAGACAATCCATACTTTGTTGGAGATATATCAGATAGAATAGTTTTAGAAAAATTTACACAAAAAGTACTTAAAGAGTTTGGAAAAATAGATTTTTTAATAAATAATGCACCGCCAACGATGTTGGGGTTAGAAGATGCTTCTTATGAGGGTTTTCAAAAATCACTTTCTATTGGAATACTCGCACCATTTTACTTAACTAAACTGTTTAATAAAGAATTTAATGAAGGTGCAGTCATTATCAATATATCTTCTTCAAGAGATAATCAAAGCCAACCAAACACAGAAAGTTACACAGCTGCTAAAGGTGGTATTAAAGCCCTTACTCATGCACTTGCAATAACGCTTCAAGGCCGTGTTAGAGTAAATAGTATTTCTCCTGGTTGGATCAACACCACATCAACTGCTTATGAAGGTCCAGATGCACTTCAACATCCAGTAGGCAATGTTGGAAAACCATCTGATGTTGCAAACCTTGTTACCTTTTTATGTTCAACTAAAGCAAGCTTCATCACAGGTGAAAATATTAGAGTTGATGGTGGCATGTCTAAATTAATGATTTATCATAATGATTTTGGCTGGACCTACAATAAGGATTAA
- a CDS encoding NUDIX hydrolase gives MKRTVLIYIEQNHKYLLIHKQKKDMNYNKYMGVGGKIESDESPIEAAIREAFEETGLVIKPIFKGNIYFHSKDYKEHMILYKALEFKGVLKSSEEGNLTWVEKDKLRQLPMWEGDYYFLEKLDQEEPFQMHLYYDQDKLIHVSEIETILNK, from the coding sequence ATGAAAAGAACGGTTTTAATATATATTGAACAAAACCATAAGTATTTATTAATTCATAAGCAGAAAAAGGATATGAACTATAATAAATACATGGGTGTTGGCGGTAAAATTGAATCGGATGAATCACCTATAGAAGCGGCAATAAGAGAGGCTTTTGAAGAGACTGGTTTAGTTATTAAACCAATCTTTAAGGGAAACATCTATTTTCATTCTAAAGACTATAAAGAACATATGATACTTTATAAGGCACTAGAATTTAAAGGAGTACTTAAAAGTAGTGAAGAAGGGAATCTTACATGGGTAGAAAAAGATAAATTAAGACAGTTACCTATGTGGGAAGGTGATTATTATTTTCTAGAAAAGTTAGATCAAGAAGAACCCTTCCAGATGCATCTATATTATGATCAAGATAAATTGATTCATGTTTCAGAAATAGAAACCATATTAAATAAGTAG
- the groL gene encoding chaperonin GroEL (60 kDa chaperone family; promotes refolding of misfolded polypeptides especially under stressful conditions; forms two stacked rings of heptamers to form a barrel-shaped 14mer; ends can be capped by GroES; misfolded proteins enter the barrel where they are refolded when GroES binds): protein MSKEIRYGKDAKQSLLKGVDLLANTVKITLGPKGRNVVLDKGYGSPLITNDGVSIAKEIELKDPYENMGAKLLYEVASKTNDVAGDGTTTATLLAQSIIHKGFKAVDNGANPVLVREGILRAGKEVSQKLLEKSRPVETSEDIENVASISASSREIGKIIAEAMDKVSKNGVISVDESKGFETELEVVEGMQYDKGYISPYFVSDRETMTVELENPHVLVTDQKISTIQDILPILEQVVKANKPLLIIADDIENEVTSTLILNKLRGTFNVVATKAPGFGDNQKDMLNDIAILTGATFYAKDLQMKLQEIKLEDLGLVQKAVVKKDTTTLIGGHGTKDAIDKRILEIEAQINSSTSDYDKKRLQERLAKLAGGVAIIKVGAATEAELKEKKLRIEDALNATKAAILEGIVAGGGSVLVDIQTELKETLKDSHIDIYKGILAVLDSLSEPLYQIAENAGFDGQDILTEQRKQNKNYGFDAKEGKWVNMLKEGIIDPTKVTRNAILNASSIGALMITSEAAVVEIKDKDQNIPTQPMY, encoded by the coding sequence ATGAGTAAAGAAATTCGTTATGGTAAAGATGCTAAACAATCTTTACTAAAAGGGGTAGATTTACTTGCTAATACAGTAAAAATCACCCTTGGGCCAAAAGGAAGAAATGTAGTCTTGGACAAAGGATACGGTTCTCCACTGATTACAAATGATGGTGTATCCATTGCAAAAGAGATTGAATTAAAAGATCCATATGAAAATATGGGAGCAAAATTATTATATGAAGTTGCATCTAAAACAAATGATGTTGCTGGTGATGGTACAACAACTGCAACACTACTTGCACAATCCATTATCCATAAGGGATTTAAAGCTGTGGATAATGGTGCAAATCCAGTCTTAGTTAGAGAAGGTATTTTACGTGCTGGTAAAGAAGTTTCACAAAAGTTATTAGAAAAATCTAGACCGGTTGAAACTAGTGAAGATATAGAAAATGTAGCAAGCATTAGTGCATCCTCTAGAGAAATCGGTAAAATAATTGCCGAAGCGATGGATAAGGTTTCAAAAAATGGTGTGATTTCAGTTGATGAGTCTAAAGGTTTTGAAACAGAACTGGAAGTTGTTGAAGGTATGCAATATGATAAGGGGTATATATCACCTTACTTTGTAAGTGATCGAGAAACAATGACAGTTGAATTAGAAAATCCACATGTACTTGTAACTGATCAAAAGATATCTACAATTCAAGATATCTTACCGATATTAGAGCAAGTTGTTAAAGCAAATAAGCCACTATTAATTATCGCTGATGATATAGAAAATGAAGTGACATCTACACTGATTCTAAACAAACTTAGAGGTACGTTTAATGTCGTTGCAACCAAAGCTCCTGGCTTTGGTGATAACCAAAAAGACATGTTAAATGATATTGCAATATTAACTGGTGCAACCTTCTATGCAAAAGATTTACAGATGAAGCTTCAAGAAATTAAATTAGAAGATCTTGGACTGGTCCAAAAAGCTGTTGTTAAAAAAGATACAACAACACTTATCGGTGGTCATGGCACTAAAGATGCTATTGACAAGCGTATTTTGGAAATTGAAGCACAAATTAATTCATCTACATCAGATTATGATAAAAAACGCCTACAAGAAAGACTTGCAAAACTTGCTGGAGGTGTTGCAATCATCAAAGTAGGTGCAGCTACTGAAGCAGAATTAAAAGAAAAGAAATTAAGAATAGAAGATGCGCTTAATGCAACAAAGGCTGCAATTTTAGAAGGTATTGTTGCTGGTGGTGGTTCCGTTTTAGTAGATATACAAACTGAACTGAAAGAAACACTTAAAGATAGCCATATAGATATATATAAAGGCATACTTGCTGTCTTAGATTCATTATCGGAACCACTTTATCAAATAGCTGAAAATGCTGGTTTTGATGGCCAAGATATATTAACAGAACAAAGAAAACAAAATAAAAACTATGGGTTTGATGCTAAAGAAGGTAAGTGGGTTAATATGCTGAAAGAAGGTATCATTGACCCAACTAAAGTTACAAGAAATGCAATTCTTAATGCATCAAGTATTGGAGCATTAATGATCACTTCTGAAGCAGCAGTTGTGGAAATTAAAGATAAAGACCAAAATATACCTACACAACCAATGTATTAA
- a CDS encoding co-chaperone GroES: protein MIKPLEDYVVLSVKKEEKTTASGIILATEDKDKPAMGKVISIGPKVENIKVNDEVIYQSYAGTKVKLKEVEYLLVQSKNILAIIEE from the coding sequence GTGATTAAGCCATTAGAAGACTATGTTGTTCTATCAGTTAAAAAGGAAGAAAAAACTACAGCAAGTGGTATTATCCTAGCAACTGAAGACAAAGACAAACCAGCTATGGGTAAAGTAATTTCAATAGGACCAAAAGTTGAAAATATTAAGGTAAATGATGAGGTTATTTATCAATCTTATGCTGGAACTAAAGTCAAACTAAAAGAGGTTGAATATTTACTAGTTCAATCTAAAAATATTCTCGCAATCATAGAAGAATAG
- a CDS encoding DUF1295 domain-containing protein → MKRRLLTIIMVVLALTLSVLGFVFGGFDLTNLQKETLNILVIVCGISMAYCFIVGELSGNNSQMDKLWSILPIAYAWIVAVKGSMHPRLIVMALLITIWGVRLTLNFAKKGAYSFKFWAGEEDYRWIVLRKDPKLNKKWKWALFDLVFISVFQNALVLAITLPLLAVMESAMAFNIFDGLIAALLLGFIILETIADRQQMSFQTKKYSLLKEGKSLKDLPAPYNLGFNTQGLWERSRHPNYFSEQAIWIVLYLFTISAGVASYIFFNWTLVGAMVLILLFMGSSLFSENISLSKYPMYKDYIHKVSKYVPLRRYNKIK, encoded by the coding sequence ATGAAGAGAAGATTGTTGACAATCATTATGGTTGTTTTAGCACTGACATTGTCTGTACTAGGTTTTGTATTTGGAGGATTTGACTTAACAAACCTTCAAAAAGAGACACTAAATATACTGGTAATTGTGTGTGGTATCAGTATGGCTTATTGTTTTATCGTAGGAGAATTATCAGGAAATAATTCTCAAATGGATAAATTATGGTCTATTTTACCGATAGCATATGCATGGATAGTAGCGGTAAAAGGATCAATGCACCCAAGGTTAATTGTAATGGCTCTACTTATTACAATATGGGGTGTTAGACTTACCTTAAACTTTGCTAAAAAGGGCGCGTATTCTTTTAAGTTTTGGGCAGGTGAAGAAGACTATAGATGGATAGTTTTAAGAAAAGACCCTAAACTTAATAAAAAGTGGAAGTGGGCTTTATTTGATTTAGTATTTATTTCAGTATTTCAAAATGCCTTAGTACTTGCAATTACATTACCGCTTTTAGCGGTTATGGAATCTGCTATGGCTTTTAACATATTTGATGGATTGATTGCAGCACTCTTGTTAGGCTTTATTATATTAGAGACAATTGCAGATAGACAGCAGATGTCGTTTCAAACCAAAAAATATAGCCTTTTAAAGGAAGGGAAAAGTTTAAAAGATCTACCTGCACCATATAATTTAGGGTTTAATACTCAAGGTCTTTGGGAACGTTCTAGACATCCCAACTATTTTTCTGAACAAGCTATTTGGATAGTCTTATATCTGTTTACTATCAGTGCAGGAGTAGCTAGTTATATATTCTTTAACTGGACACTAGTTGGTGCGATGGTACTTATATTATTATTTATGGGTAGTTCTTTATTTTCTGAAAATATTTCATTAAGTAAATATCCAATGTATAAGGACTATATTCATAAAGTTTCCAAGTATGTACCTTTAAGACGATATAATAAAATTAAATAA
- a CDS encoding amino acid ABC transporter ATP-binding protein — MRNILEVKNLSKHFGSHHVLKDINLKINEGDVVTIIGSSGSGKTTLLRCLNLLNEADSGQIIFNESDLMDPSTNLDQLRMKIGMVFQSFNLFNNKNVIDNCTLAPIKLLKMTKEDANELALKLLDKVGMKSFAYKKIDTLSGGQKQRVAIARALCMNPQIILFDEPTSALDPELTGEVLQVMKDLVNEGMTMIIVTHEMQFAKEVSSRIIFMDQGLIVEEGTPTEIFDNPKMERTKNFIK; from the coding sequence ATGCGTAATATCTTAGAGGTTAAAAATTTATCTAAACATTTTGGTTCACACCATGTTTTAAAAGATATTAATTTAAAAATTAATGAAGGTGATGTTGTCACTATTATAGGTTCATCTGGAAGTGGAAAAACTACACTACTAAGATGTTTAAACTTATTAAATGAAGCTGATAGTGGACAAATTATATTTAATGAAAGTGATCTCATGGATCCGAGTACAAACTTGGATCAATTAAGAATGAAGATTGGTATGGTGTTTCAGTCTTTTAATTTATTTAATAATAAAAATGTTATCGATAACTGTACACTTGCACCCATCAAATTGCTTAAAATGACGAAAGAAGATGCAAATGAATTAGCATTAAAATTACTTGATAAAGTAGGCATGAAATCATTTGCATATAAAAAGATAGACACCTTATCTGGTGGACAAAAGCAAAGAGTGGCAATTGCCAGAGCATTATGTATGAATCCACAAATTATACTATTTGATGAACCCACTTCTGCACTAGATCCTGAATTAACTGGTGAAGTATTACAAGTCATGAAAGATTTAGTAAATGAAGGTATGACAATGATTATTGTCACACATGAAATGCAATTTGCAAAAGAGGTATCTAGTAGAATCATATTTATGGATCAAGGATTGATTGTTGAAGAAGGTACACCAACAGAAATTTTTGATAATCCAAAAATGGAACGTACTAAAAACTTTATAAAGTAA